The following proteins are co-located in the Parafannyhessea umbonata genome:
- a CDS encoding Spy0128 family protein, with amino-acid sequence MNWDAFKNRAQTNGKKRMPRRHRHAVELTATCACALLVTLSLVLPAFAAGASNDAQTESTTVAATTDNSSSSSSNENVSGGGTSQDGSASASVEKDESSSDESSSASDNASSSAAAAAKAAPLLAASNASNVTTLSGNSTLPSNGASGTYQLTDNVTQSYTSFISSDVTIDLNGHTLNYTGNQSLFHVQSGGKLTIVDSSNTASNNVVRTSTVDAKNDASSIGKTASIEWNGSAPSKLTYYVTKSDVNTNGVNTNGLGTTETCEKHEVTPGGVINATNSTGANSVIYMDGGELNLQGGMITMAHASEYSSTDGHIIDVNGGTFNMTGGYVCGGTFQTGRNSHDHGGGILVRSGSMELSGGVIAANSDGEGGGIYNSATLKISGGVVSGNEVPVSSYGGGISSVNGTLTVSDGFITNNVMSKYCNNDGWGDHGGGGIAARGTAGTLSITGGYITGNKSQEAGGGVYAGANNAGLKSFTIFGGIIASNASEQSEGGGVRVSQGTKAVFNSTNGKTFITNNACNSTFDWGGGGVFVQAGDDKTHVANGNLIVENALITDNTAGGYGGGVAACPTGETVVTHTQGAAIYDNHDARSSDNANMSSGGHDKDMDSTVAYKDTTFRNNGHADYFLVRSKGNSSYISVITGRMLGDGAANWSGSVDGVKTDIDPNSGAEATYMVGLTAKPDQAAKTAAIGAATLIISGNYSHNHGGGIMTNGGVTLGHVENVDIYPGLKLNAKKALTQDVKDASSQLTKDEYTFVLLSPDSSTSAAPYWNEDGTLNYGGCSEAARTTNAKSGAIQFNVSSQYSQAGKYRYYVAEIPNSSDTDTRTKAYDKTIYRIDAQVAESSSTTLLKIKFTHYTVSSLTVTPITNGKDGSSYTPSITTNDGIVDFTLTKDGNSNDAAFTNALKPYSTSGSFTPSVKKHVDGGEVKEFTFELYSADGYKDGKWDSSKVIDTKTTTKSDGSYATVTFDTINYTNLGVNDLDTKARGGKATYTYYIREKPGSDNGYSYDGGYYKVVVTAKDTPAADNFSGTLKTTATYTYYDKDGKAASTSTTDPTFNNKYATSLPSAGQAGIALAYVAGAAALAYGIVRLYKTRSDSRKGGDR; translated from the coding sequence ATGAATTGGGATGCATTCAAAAACAGAGCGCAGACCAATGGCAAGAAGAGGATGCCGCGCAGGCATCGCCATGCCGTCGAGCTGACCGCCACCTGCGCCTGCGCGCTGCTCGTCACGCTGTCCCTCGTGCTGCCCGCGTTCGCCGCCGGTGCCTCCAACGATGCCCAGACCGAGTCAACGACCGTCGCAGCCACGACGGACAACTCCTCATCCTCCTCGAGTAATGAAAATGTGTCGGGGGGGGGTACCTCTCAGGACGGTAGCGCCTCTGCATCCGTAGAGAAGGACGAGTCATCTTCGGATGAATCGTCGAGTGCAAGTGATAACGCGTCATCCTCCGCTGCTGCAGCTGCGAAGGCAGCTCCTCTGCTTGCGGCGAGTAACGCGAGTAACGTGACCACGCTTTCGGGAAACAGCACGCTTCCCTCCAATGGTGCTTCAGGCACCTACCAGCTTACTGATAACGTTACCCAGAGCTACACGTCATTCATTTCTAGTGACGTGACCATCGACCTCAATGGTCACACCCTTAACTACACTGGCAACCAGAGCCTGTTCCACGTGCAGAGCGGCGGCAAACTCACTATTGTCGATTCCTCCAACACTGCTTCCAACAATGTTGTGAGAACGAGCACCGTTGACGCCAAGAACGATGCGTCCTCCATCGGGAAGACGGCAAGTATCGAATGGAATGGCAGTGCGCCTTCCAAGCTCACTTACTATGTGACTAAGTCGGACGTCAACACTAACGGAGTCAACACTAACGGACTTGGTACTACCGAGACTTGCGAGAAGCATGAGGTCACTCCGGGCGGCGTAATTAACGCCACGAATTCAACTGGTGCCAACTCGGTCATCTACATGGACGGTGGCGAGCTCAACCTCCAGGGTGGCATGATCACGATGGCGCACGCAAGCGAGTATTCCAGCACTGACGGCCACATCATCGACGTCAACGGCGGCACGTTCAACATGACTGGCGGCTACGTCTGCGGCGGCACGTTCCAGACTGGCAGGAATAGCCATGACCATGGTGGCGGCATCCTTGTTCGCAGTGGCTCCATGGAGCTCTCTGGTGGTGTCATTGCCGCCAACAGCGACGGTGAGGGTGGCGGCATCTACAACTCCGCGACCCTGAAGATCAGCGGTGGCGTAGTCAGCGGGAATGAGGTTCCAGTCAGCAGCTATGGCGGCGGCATCTCCTCCGTTAACGGTACACTTACCGTGTCGGATGGCTTCATCACTAACAACGTCATGAGCAAGTATTGCAATAATGACGGCTGGGGCGATCATGGCGGAGGTGGCATCGCCGCCAGGGGCACTGCGGGAACGCTCAGCATCACTGGTGGTTATATCACGGGCAACAAGTCCCAGGAGGCTGGTGGTGGCGTCTATGCCGGCGCTAACAATGCCGGTCTCAAGAGCTTTACTATCTTTGGCGGCATCATAGCCTCGAACGCCTCGGAGCAATCCGAAGGCGGTGGCGTGCGCGTCTCCCAGGGCACAAAGGCCGTCTTCAATTCCACGAACGGCAAGACATTCATCACCAACAATGCCTGCAACTCCACCTTCGACTGGGGCGGTGGCGGAGTCTTCGTCCAGGCGGGCGATGACAAGACGCATGTGGCGAACGGTAACCTCATCGTTGAGAACGCCCTGATAACGGACAACACCGCTGGTGGCTATGGCGGAGGTGTAGCGGCATGCCCAACGGGCGAAACTGTAGTTACTCATACGCAGGGCGCTGCCATCTACGATAACCATGACGCTCGTAGTTCCGATAATGCGAATATGTCAAGTGGCGGTCATGACAAGGATATGGACTCCACTGTCGCCTATAAAGACACTACCTTCCGCAACAATGGCCATGCAGACTACTTCCTAGTGCGCAGTAAAGGTAACAGCAGCTACATCTCCGTTATCACTGGCCGCATGCTGGGTGACGGCGCTGCGAACTGGTCTGGATCCGTTGATGGAGTGAAGACTGATATCGATCCCAACTCGGGTGCAGAGGCCACGTACATGGTGGGCCTCACGGCGAAACCGGACCAGGCTGCCAAGACTGCTGCCATTGGAGCGGCGACGCTGATCATCAGCGGCAACTATTCTCACAACCATGGTGGCGGCATCATGACCAATGGCGGCGTTACTCTCGGCCATGTTGAGAACGTCGATATCTACCCTGGCCTCAAGCTCAATGCCAAGAAGGCTCTTACGCAGGATGTTAAAGATGCGTCTAGCCAGCTGACCAAGGACGAATACACCTTCGTTCTGCTTAGCCCTGACTCCTCGACCAGTGCTGCTCCGTATTGGAATGAGGATGGGACGCTGAACTATGGTGGATGCTCCGAAGCAGCTCGTACGACGAACGCTAAGAGCGGAGCCATTCAGTTCAACGTTAGTAGCCAGTACTCCCAGGCTGGTAAATACCGCTACTACGTTGCGGAGATTCCCAACTCGAGCGATACGGATACGAGGACGAAGGCCTACGACAAGACGATCTATCGGATTGATGCTCAAGTAGCCGAGAGCTCTTCAACGACACTCCTGAAAATCAAATTCACGCATTACACGGTCTCTAGCTTGACCGTTACCCCCATCACTAACGGAAAGGATGGCAGTAGCTATACGCCGTCCATTACGACGAACGATGGCATCGTCGACTTCACGCTCACAAAGGATGGCAACAGCAACGATGCTGCCTTTACGAACGCGCTGAAGCCATACTCCACTTCCGGCTCGTTCACACCGTCGGTCAAGAAACACGTCGATGGCGGCGAGGTCAAGGAGTTTACTTTTGAGCTCTATAGCGCGGACGGCTATAAGGATGGCAAGTGGGACAGCAGTAAGGTGATCGACACCAAGACCACCACGAAGTCCGACGGCTCGTACGCCACGGTGACCTTCGACACCATCAACTACACCAACCTCGGTGTGAATGATCTCGACACCAAGGCCCGCGGTGGCAAGGCGACCTACACCTACTACATCCGCGAGAAGCCGGGTTCCGACAACGGCTACAGCTACGACGGCGGCTACTACAAGGTGGTCGTGACGGCGAAGGACACCCCGGCGGCGGACAACTTCAGCGGCACGCTCAAGACTACTGCTACGTACACCTACTACGACAAGGACGGCAAGGCAGCCTCCACGTCCACCACGGATCCCACCTTCAACAACAAGTACGCGACCTCGCTTCCCAGCGCCGGACAGGCTGGCATCGCGCTCGCCTACGTGGCAGGTGCCGCGGCCCTCGCGTACGGAATCGTGAGGCTCTACAAGACCCGCAGCGATTCCCGCAAGGGAGGTGACCGCTAA
- a CDS encoding isopeptide-forming domain-containing fimbrial protein translates to MAISKAIRSLAIRNAAQRNLAIRNVVRTMVLAACALVLALAAPATALAGEVTVTGDNATDYLAYQVFSADVANGKASNLAWGSAAARDAAAKAGAPTATAQDAADWIDANLSDGNSVGYALASALMEGGATPARLTAGKAATLQNGYWLIVADESALGERQSGTAPVFVLVGDGSRSVKPKSAVPTVTKHVQENSTSAWQKAADATVGDDVLWRLEATVPAGVQGYTSYDVTFADTMSAGLDPGKVASSARVYARAGTGSAWVKSTADVPATGEKNAAGWQDVTAQCTIDVTGQNFTVKSPNLVATLGADALKAGGAQVCVIYNAPLNQKCNHGAAKGNPNEVVLKYPKSPFSYQEYLSTPKDDATAYTWDVLLTKRSSAGDAVLSGAVLGVTDPQGRHLAQDGSWHRSGRTVTTNARGQVRLSGVDSGTYRVSEARAPEGYRRFEGTRKLVLTVTGLDVRQVASAHPTLTIQAESPLRADSVSASTSLAQASILNTPTTTVPPTSRGGNGIVKTGDLVNLAPVALLALAGAGLAVMGLRVRRRGEKNHR, encoded by the coding sequence ATGGCAATCTCGAAGGCGATCCGCAGCCTGGCAATCCGCAACGCGGCCCAGCGCAACCTGGCGATCCGCAACGTGGTCCGCACCATGGTCCTCGCGGCATGCGCGCTCGTGCTGGCACTGGCGGCACCGGCAACGGCGCTCGCGGGAGAGGTCACCGTCACGGGTGACAACGCGACCGACTACCTGGCATACCAGGTCTTCTCCGCGGACGTGGCAAACGGCAAGGCAAGCAACCTCGCGTGGGGCTCGGCCGCCGCGCGCGATGCGGCCGCAAAGGCGGGCGCCCCCACCGCCACCGCGCAGGACGCGGCGGACTGGATCGACGCAAACCTCTCGGACGGCAACTCCGTGGGGTACGCGCTCGCGTCCGCGCTCATGGAGGGCGGCGCCACGCCCGCCAGGCTGACGGCGGGCAAGGCCGCGACGCTTCAGAACGGCTACTGGCTCATCGTGGCGGACGAGTCCGCGCTGGGCGAGCGGCAGAGCGGCACCGCGCCGGTCTTCGTGCTGGTGGGCGACGGCAGCAGGAGCGTCAAGCCCAAGTCCGCGGTGCCCACCGTGACCAAGCACGTGCAGGAGAACAGCACCTCCGCCTGGCAGAAGGCGGCCGACGCCACCGTGGGCGACGACGTGCTGTGGCGCCTGGAGGCCACCGTGCCGGCGGGCGTGCAGGGCTACACCAGCTACGACGTGACGTTCGCGGACACGATGTCCGCCGGGCTCGACCCCGGCAAGGTCGCGTCCTCGGCCCGCGTGTACGCCAGGGCGGGCACGGGCTCCGCGTGGGTCAAGTCCACTGCGGACGTCCCCGCCACGGGGGAGAAGAACGCGGCCGGCTGGCAGGACGTGACTGCCCAGTGCACCATCGACGTCACGGGCCAGAACTTCACCGTCAAGTCGCCAAACCTGGTGGCGACGCTCGGGGCGGACGCGCTCAAGGCCGGCGGCGCGCAGGTGTGCGTGATCTACAACGCACCCCTCAACCAGAAGTGCAACCACGGCGCGGCCAAGGGCAACCCCAACGAGGTCGTCCTCAAGTACCCCAAGTCGCCCTTCAGCTACCAGGAGTACCTGAGCACCCCCAAGGACGACGCCACGGCCTACACCTGGGACGTGCTGCTGACCAAGCGCTCCAGCGCGGGCGACGCCGTGCTCTCCGGCGCGGTGCTGGGCGTGACGGACCCGCAGGGCCGCCACCTGGCGCAGGACGGCAGCTGGCACAGGTCCGGCCGGACCGTGACCACCAACGCCAGGGGCCAGGTGCGCCTGAGCGGCGTGGACTCCGGCACCTATCGCGTGAGCGAGGCCAGGGCGCCCGAGGGCTACCGGCGCTTCGAGGGCACGCGCAAGCTGGTCCTCACCGTGACGGGCCTCGACGTGAGGCAGGTCGCCTCCGCGCACCCCACGCTCACCATCCAGGCGGAAAGCCCGCTGCGCGCTGACTCCGTGAGCGCCAGCACCAGCCTCGCCCAGGCGAGCATCCTCAACACCCCCACGACCACCGTCCCGCCCACGAGCAGGGGCGGCAACGGGATCGTCAAGACGGGAGACCTCGTCAACCTCGCGCCGGTCGCGCTGCTGGCGCTCGCGGGAGCCGGATTGGCGGTGATGGGCCTCAGGGTGCGCAGGAGGGGCGAGAAGAACCACCGCTAG
- a CDS encoding SpaA isopeptide-forming pilin-related protein produces MKKHNIARAAVSAGLAIAMTFGGIAPATMAFAATNDGSVTISKRADNDNTTLQGYQIFKADVADVNGSKVASNLEWASDQVKADVQTATGKTFAKAQDAADYLVTLSTSDTDYILANGDVLNTIANTLRNDTSLTPTTVKPGTASTGMSTGYWLFVTSKDSTNNTSDASKVDQTGTSPIYAIVGGSALTINQKATIPTVDKFVKNDKDDSDWGKVADSEVEQELNYKLVGTVADNVATYDTYYYKFTDTLSAGLTADLGSVVVKVKNGDTETTVNASSYRKNIDSITNTLTVEFSDLKKAKDENGAAVTINKDSVVNVYYNAKLDKTKAYKLASDAAKSTIDTDYNNNPNEVKLTYSNNPNTDSKGDTTPHKVTDYTYQLNIVKQDTDDATKKLQGAKFTIKATGADEGTTDKYVQEDGSLGSTAHEFTTNADGKIEVKGLDAGTYTVTETTAPTGYNKVADFDFTITPTWNNADVTKATALQSLAVTEDASYVDSNATGSQVNLTVKDKAGHGLPLTGQAGVTVTFVAGALVLAFGVSRVVRNRKEQDAE; encoded by the coding sequence ATGAAGAAGCACAACATCGCACGCGCGGCAGTCTCCGCTGGGCTCGCCATCGCAATGACCTTCGGCGGCATCGCGCCGGCGACAATGGCGTTCGCAGCCACGAACGACGGCTCGGTCACCATCTCGAAGCGTGCCGACAACGACAACACCACGCTGCAGGGTTACCAGATCTTCAAGGCTGACGTTGCCGACGTGAATGGCAGCAAGGTCGCCTCGAACCTTGAGTGGGCTTCCGACCAGGTGAAGGCTGATGTCCAGACGGCAACTGGCAAGACTTTCGCCAAGGCTCAGGATGCAGCCGACTATCTTGTCACGCTTTCGACTTCCGACACTGACTATATCCTCGCTAACGGCGATGTCCTGAACACCATTGCCAACACGCTGAGGAACGATACGAGCCTCACGCCTACGACCGTTAAGCCGGGCACTGCTTCGACCGGCATGTCCACTGGCTATTGGCTCTTCGTGACGAGCAAGGACTCCACGAACAACACATCTGACGCGTCGAAGGTTGATCAGACTGGTACCTCGCCCATCTACGCAATCGTTGGCGGATCCGCGCTGACCATCAACCAGAAGGCCACCATCCCCACGGTCGACAAGTTCGTGAAGAACGACAAGGATGATTCCGACTGGGGCAAGGTCGCCGACTCTGAGGTGGAGCAGGAGCTCAACTACAAGCTCGTCGGTACTGTTGCTGATAACGTAGCGACCTATGACACCTACTACTACAAGTTCACGGATACCCTGTCTGCTGGCCTGACCGCCGACCTCGGCTCCGTCGTCGTGAAGGTCAAGAACGGTGATACTGAGACCACCGTAAATGCCTCGAGCTATAGAAAGAACATCGATAGCATTACTAACACGCTGACGGTTGAGTTCTCGGACCTCAAGAAGGCCAAGGACGAAAACGGGGCTGCGGTGACGATTAACAAGGACTCCGTCGTTAACGTCTACTACAACGCGAAGCTCGACAAGACCAAGGCTTACAAGCTTGCCAGCGACGCTGCTAAGAGCACGATCGACACCGACTATAACAACAACCCGAATGAGGTCAAGCTGACCTACTCCAACAACCCCAACACCGACAGCAAGGGCGATACCACGCCGCACAAGGTGACGGACTACACCTATCAGCTGAACATCGTGAAGCAGGACACCGACGACGCGACGAAGAAGCTCCAGGGCGCTAAGTTCACGATCAAGGCTACTGGTGCTGACGAGGGCACGACTGACAAGTATGTCCAGGAGGACGGCTCGCTCGGCTCGACGGCTCACGAGTTCACGACTAATGCGGATGGCAAGATTGAGGTGAAGGGCCTCGACGCTGGCACCTACACCGTGACCGAGACCACCGCTCCTACCGGCTACAACAAGGTTGCCGACTTCGACTTCACCATCACCCCGACGTGGAACAACGCGGATGTCACGAAGGCAACCGCACTGCAGTCCCTCGCAGTCACGGAAGATGCAAGCTACGTCGACTCTAATGCGACCGGCAGCCAGGTCAACCTTACGGTCAAGGATAAGGCCGGCCACGGCCTGCCCCTTACCGGCCAGGCTGGCGTGACGGTGACCTTCGTTGCCGGCGCTCTCGTGCTCGCCTTCGGCGTGAGCCGCGTCGTCCGCAACCGCAAGGAGCAGGACGCGGAGTAA
- a CDS encoding class C sortase, which produces MAAHFAKGKKDASGTSGAGVASGEGGSGKRGGKRKGRRKRLPRWADRLITVLIILVGAGMLAWPWVMDRLEASGVFNQISTVSSNIDAMSKQQRAYYLQQAQAYNAVLAGQTPAIDANAILPYERQLTFDRDPMMSWIEIPSINVSMPIYHGTSDSALMAGVGHLEGTSLPVGGASTHCVLTAHSGMKNLSMFDDIRDLKPGDLVLLHTLGKTLAYKMVSSEVVWPDNMKSLGIEQGADKVTLVTCTPYGINDHRLLVHCVRTKYDPKKAAAQRSLSGRHWGRRELAVLLVAVTLALMALDVVVHRVRKKRKAAKAAAAASAIGAAAGAVEASAGRKRRRGKG; this is translated from the coding sequence GTGGCCGCGCACTTTGCCAAGGGGAAGAAGGATGCGTCCGGGACGTCGGGCGCCGGCGTGGCGTCCGGCGAGGGCGGATCCGGCAAGAGGGGCGGCAAGCGCAAGGGCCGTCGCAAGCGTCTGCCCAGGTGGGCGGACCGCCTGATAACCGTGCTGATCATCCTGGTCGGCGCGGGGATGCTGGCGTGGCCGTGGGTGATGGACCGCCTGGAGGCGTCGGGCGTCTTCAACCAGATCTCGACCGTGAGCAGCAACATCGACGCGATGAGCAAGCAGCAGCGCGCGTACTACCTGCAGCAGGCGCAGGCGTACAACGCGGTGCTGGCTGGGCAGACGCCCGCGATCGACGCGAACGCGATCCTTCCGTACGAGAGGCAGCTGACGTTTGACCGCGACCCCATGATGAGCTGGATCGAGATCCCCTCCATCAACGTGAGCATGCCCATCTACCACGGGACGAGCGACTCCGCGCTGATGGCGGGCGTGGGTCACCTGGAGGGGACGAGCCTTCCCGTGGGCGGGGCGAGCACGCACTGCGTGCTGACGGCGCACAGCGGCATGAAGAACCTGAGCATGTTCGACGACATCCGCGACCTGAAGCCGGGCGACCTGGTGCTCTTGCACACGCTGGGGAAGACCCTGGCGTACAAGATGGTGAGCTCAGAGGTGGTGTGGCCGGACAACATGAAGAGCCTGGGGATCGAGCAGGGGGCCGACAAGGTGACCCTGGTGACCTGCACTCCGTACGGCATCAACGACCACCGCCTGCTGGTGCACTGCGTGCGGACCAAGTACGACCCGAAGAAGGCAGCGGCGCAGCGAAGCCTTTCCGGCCGGCACTGGGGCAGGCGCGAGCTGGCCGTGCTGCTGGTGGCCGTGACGCTGGCGCTGATGGCGCTGGACGTGGTGGTGCACCGCGTGCGGAAGAAGCGGAAGGCGGCCAAGGCGGCCGCAGCGGCGAGTGCGATTGGCGCGGCCGCGGGTGCAGTGGAGGCGAGCGCGGGCCGGAAGAGGCGTAGGGGCAAGGGCTAG
- a CDS encoding ATP-binding protein has protein sequence MGIVQELVAERMQQEIPAVIERNPIMEQLPTPERFNRVQIITGMRRSGKTFYLFQVMRRLMESGVQRSHMLYFDFSDDRLPREVDGFRAIDAVLDEYWRQVPEARVEGAYLFLDEVQDCPSWQSTCRRVAENERVTLCITGSSSKVSSEEIATNFRGRSHTHEMLPLSYAEYLRFHQDVLPSSPEDCVAHVQSGATSPQERTALESLFDRYLVTGGFPGVQRDTAATRIEILQGYVRDVVARDVADRISRPSIPLANQMALLILRNTSCEMSVNGITQDLRSAGNSIGWERADQMVQLFEQAYLFFEVYEYSHELLASAKNPPKLYAVDPGLALAVSRASQEDVGKRLETAVYLELRRRMAGSRTDSITSYTEPGARGRKVDFLVGEAYAGEGQPCQPYALLQVAASIASERTRRREVESLDAAMERTRLATGSIVTLREDEKIESQHGTISVVPAWRWFLTR, from the coding sequence ATGGGCATCGTGCAGGAACTGGTTGCCGAACGCATGCAGCAGGAGATCCCTGCCGTCATCGAGCGCAACCCCATCATGGAGCAGCTTCCAACGCCGGAGCGCTTCAACCGCGTGCAGATCATCACGGGCATGCGCCGCAGCGGCAAGACCTTCTACCTCTTCCAGGTCATGCGGCGCCTCATGGAGTCCGGCGTACAGCGCAGCCACATGCTCTACTTCGACTTCTCGGACGACCGCCTGCCCCGGGAGGTCGATGGCTTCCGCGCAATCGACGCCGTCCTGGACGAGTACTGGCGCCAGGTGCCCGAGGCCAGGGTCGAGGGCGCCTACCTCTTCCTGGACGAGGTTCAGGACTGCCCCAGCTGGCAGAGCACCTGCCGCAGGGTGGCGGAAAACGAGCGCGTCACGCTCTGCATCACGGGTTCCTCCTCCAAGGTGTCGTCGGAGGAGATTGCGACCAACTTCCGCGGCCGCTCGCACACGCACGAGATGCTGCCCCTCTCCTACGCGGAGTACCTGCGCTTCCACCAGGACGTCCTTCCTTCGAGCCCAGAGGACTGCGTCGCGCACGTGCAGTCCGGGGCAACCTCCCCGCAGGAGCGCACGGCCCTCGAGTCCCTGTTCGACCGCTACCTGGTCACCGGCGGCTTCCCTGGCGTCCAGCGGGACACCGCCGCCACCCGCATAGAGATCCTCCAGGGCTACGTGCGCGACGTCGTCGCCCGCGACGTGGCAGATAGGATCTCCCGCCCGTCAATCCCGCTGGCCAACCAGATGGCGCTCCTCATCCTGCGCAACACCTCGTGTGAGATGTCGGTCAACGGCATCACGCAGGACCTCAGGAGCGCGGGCAACAGCATCGGCTGGGAGCGCGCGGACCAGATGGTCCAGCTCTTCGAGCAGGCGTACCTCTTCTTCGAGGTCTACGAGTACAGCCACGAGCTGCTTGCCAGCGCCAAGAACCCCCCAAAGCTCTACGCCGTCGACCCGGGGCTCGCCCTCGCGGTGTCGCGCGCAAGCCAGGAGGACGTGGGCAAGCGGCTTGAGACCGCCGTGTACCTCGAGCTCAGGCGACGCATGGCGGGAAGCCGCACGGATTCCATCACCTCGTACACGGAGCCCGGCGCGCGCGGTCGCAAGGTTGACTTCCTCGTGGGAGAGGCATACGCGGGAGAAGGACAGCCCTGCCAGCCCTACGCCCTTCTCCAGGTGGCGGCCTCCATCGCGTCCGAGCGCACGCGCCGTCGCGAGGTCGAATCGCTCGACGCCGCAATGGAAAGGACCCGTCTCGCAACGGGCTCCATCGTCACCCTGCGTGAGGACGAGAAGATCGAGTCGCAGCACGGGACCATCTCCGTGGTCCCCGCCTGGCGCTGGTTCCTGACCCGCTAG
- a CDS encoding acyl-CoA dehydratase activase, with the protein MTENVVCYGCKYAPIELLAGFGADARLIMAEPESFEVAERLAHGNLCGFGKSVLACGLDPNVHQMVLTTCCDVMRRAYDVLKAQGCLDFLWMVDLPHRTGAAERRLLQAQLRSLARTYARFSGRSFEVGRALAAIQVPPAPKPGSVALVGAHAPRSLLDELDRGIGAPVVNHTCTGERILAQPPIELARAESTGCGRCTTADIAGEGTNASTFDRFVEWYAGALLDQTPCMRMDEVGGRSGLVSGAHHGIVYHTMKFCDYYGFEYADVAGTTATPILKLETDGTRQSAGQLRTRIEAFDETLRTDAAAAAGHDGQSFSPAPNPAGEKDAPHAPAPTTRKEAPMGSTPSDPRYVLGVDSGSTSTDAVVMDLDGNIVASVIGATGAKASRGAAAVIEEVLDQAHLTRDDLAMSVATGYGRDAIPNMDVAITEITCHAAGAHYLAPQAKTVIDIGGQDSKVIHLHGDGTVQNFVMNDKCAAGTGRFLEAMARTLQMPIEELSREGLEWKHAVTISSMCTVFAESEVVSLIADDTPTPDIIHGLDVSVARKTAALAHRVGGEPPYLMTGGVAQNQGVVKALSEVLDSPVATHEDSQLCGAIGAAVLGIRRLKA; encoded by the coding sequence ATGACAGAAAACGTCGTCTGCTACGGCTGCAAGTACGCGCCCATAGAGCTGCTCGCGGGGTTTGGGGCGGACGCCCGGCTCATCATGGCAGAGCCAGAGAGCTTCGAGGTCGCGGAGCGCCTTGCCCACGGCAACCTGTGCGGCTTTGGCAAGTCCGTCCTCGCGTGCGGCCTTGACCCCAACGTGCACCAGATGGTGCTCACCACGTGCTGTGACGTCATGCGTCGCGCGTACGACGTGCTCAAGGCGCAGGGCTGCCTCGACTTCCTGTGGATGGTCGACCTCCCCCACCGCACCGGTGCGGCGGAGCGCCGCCTGCTGCAGGCGCAGCTCCGCAGCCTTGCCCGCACCTACGCCCGCTTCAGCGGCCGCAGCTTCGAGGTGGGCCGCGCGCTTGCCGCCATCCAGGTGCCACCCGCGCCCAAGCCGGGCTCGGTCGCGCTCGTGGGCGCCCACGCGCCGCGGTCGCTCTTAGACGAGCTCGATCGCGGGATCGGCGCCCCCGTCGTCAACCACACGTGCACGGGCGAGCGCATCCTTGCCCAGCCGCCCATCGAGCTCGCGCGCGCAGAGTCCACGGGCTGCGGCCGCTGCACCACGGCGGACATCGCGGGTGAGGGCACCAACGCCTCCACGTTCGACCGCTTCGTAGAGTGGTACGCGGGCGCGCTTTTGGACCAGACGCCGTGCATGCGCATGGACGAGGTAGGCGGACGCTCCGGCCTCGTCTCCGGCGCGCACCACGGCATCGTGTACCACACCATGAAGTTCTGCGACTACTACGGCTTCGAGTACGCAGACGTCGCCGGCACCACCGCGACGCCGATCCTCAAGCTCGAGACCGACGGCACCCGCCAGAGCGCGGGCCAGCTCCGCACCCGCATCGAGGCCTTCGACGAGACTCTGCGCACGGACGCCGCAGCGGCCGCGGGCCACGACGGCCAGTCCTTCTCGCCCGCCCCCAATCCCGCGGGCGAGAAGGACGCGCCCCACGCGCCCGCACCCACAACCCGGAAGGAGGCCCCCATGGGCTCCACACCAAGCGACCCGCGCTACGTACTGGGCGTGGACTCCGGCTCCACCAGCACGGACGCCGTCGTGATGGACCTCGACGGCAACATAGTCGCCTCCGTCATCGGCGCAACGGGCGCCAAGGCCTCACGCGGCGCCGCCGCCGTTATAGAAGAGGTGCTCGACCAGGCCCACCTCACCCGCGACGACCTCGCCATGAGCGTGGCCACCGGCTACGGCCGCGACGCCATCCCCAACATGGACGTCGCCATAACAGAGATCACCTGCCACGCGGCCGGCGCCCACTACCTCGCGCCCCAGGCCAAGACCGTGATCGACATCGGCGGCCAGGACTCCAAGGTCATCCACCTGCACGGGGACGGCACGGTCCAGAACTTCGTGATGAACGACAAGTGCGCCGCCGGCACGGGCCGCTTCCTGGAAGCCATGGCCCGCACGCTGCAGATGCCCATCGAGGAGCTCTCCCGCGAGGGCCTGGAGTGGAAGCACGCGGTCACCATCTCGAGCATGTGCACGGTCTTCGCGGAGTCGGAGGTCGTCTCCCTCATCGCGGACGACACCCCCACGCCGGACATCATCCACGGCCTGGACGTGAGCGTCGCGCGCAAGACGGCCGCCCTCGCCCACCGCGTCGGCGGCGAGCCTCCCTACCTCATGACCGGCGGCGTCGCCCAGAACCAGGGCGTCGTCAAGGCACTCTCCGAGGTGCTGGACTCCCCTGTCGCCACGCACGAGGACTCGCAGCTCTGCGGCGCCATCGGCGCAGCCGTCCTCGGCATCCGCCGTCTCAAGGCGTAG